A stretch of the Phycodurus eques isolate BA_2022a chromosome 15, UOR_Pequ_1.1, whole genome shotgun sequence genome encodes the following:
- the LOC133413313 gene encoding probable phospholipid-transporting ATPase IM isoform X1: MGSVVPYIGQLCGQQKNQEVERHLRANDRTFNLSYHYANNAIKTSKYNIFTFLPLNLFEQFRRLANCFFLFLFTLQLIPQISSLAWFTTAALLILVLSITAVKDATDDLNRHKSDNEVNTREVSILVDGEFRTEKWMNVQIGDVIKLENNQFVTADLLLLSSSEPLNVVYVKTAELDGETNLKMKQALTVTGRMGDSTEALARFNGEIKCEPPNNRLEIFKGTLTVDGQMYSLDNGRVLLRGCTLRNTEWCFGLVIFGGGSTGGPDTKLMQNSGKTTFKRTSIDHLMNILVLCIFVFLLSMCSVLAIGHGVWEMKEGSVFTVFLPPETGIDAPLSSFLCFWSYVILLNTVVPMSLFVSVEAIRLVNSYYIDWDRKMYYPKSDTPAQARTTTLNEELGQIKYIFSDKTGTLTRNIMTFNKCSINGKSYGELLDISGERIEITENTPRVDFSWNQLADPKFIFHDHNLVEIVREGNLKAQAFFRLLALCHTVMPEEKKQGALYYQAQSPDEGALVTAARNFGFMFHSRTPETITVVEMEKLVIYELLAVLDFNNVRKRMSVIVRNPEGKLTLYCKGADTIIFERLHTSCNTLMGVTTEHLNEYACDGLRTLVLAYKDLDESYVKEWMQCHHEASTIIEERDEKLDKLYEEIEKDLLLLGATAVEDKLQDGVPQTIEQLAKADIKIWVLTGDKQETAENIGYSCNMLQEEMDVFVVSANTAEGVKEELLSARKKMCPGAAEEPNVTKARAGLLWLRKTETVHDDKVDGKYALVINGHSLAFALEKGLELELLRTACMCQTVICCRVTPLQKAQVVKLVKKYKQAVTLAIGDGANDVSMIKAAHIGVGISGQEGMQAVLSSDFSFAQFRYLQRLLLVHGRWSYLRISKFLQYFFYKNFTFTFVHVWYAFFCGFSAQTVYDQWFVSMYNVVYTVLPVLGMSLFDQDVNDRWSSQYPQLYSPGPLNIYFNKKAMVCCMIHSCYSSLIVFFIPWAAMHNTVADNGKDTADYQSFALVVQTCLLIVVNIQLCLDTHYWTAVNQSFMWGSLVFYFATTFAMHSNDMFSIFASVFPFIGTARNTLSQPNLWLTIFLTCLLCGLPVVAFRFTIIQLWPTINDKVRHKVREEPLPGPATRRLPARRISTRRSSYAFSHTHGYGDLVTSRRFLLKCPLKSRNTLFKQTNSPLAQNQPQLYRAITGESEQQPR; encoded by the exons ATGGGATCAGTAGTGCCCTACATTGGTCAGTTGTGTGGGCAGCAGAAAAATCAAG AGGTGGAGAGACACTTGCGAGCCAATGACAGAACCTTCAACCTTTCTTACCACTATGCT AATAATGCCATCAAGACATCCAAATACAACATCTTCACTTTTCTGCCACTTAACCTTTTCGAACAGTTCAGGAGGCTCGCTAactgcttcttcctcttcctgtttACCCTTCAG CTCATCCCACAAATCTCCTCGCTCGCCTGGTTTACCACAGCTGCCCTTCTCATTTTGGTGCTGTCCATAACAGCGGTCAAAGATGCCACAGATGACCTA AACAGACACAAAAGTGACAACGAAGTGAATACCCGCGAAGTGAGCATCCTCGTTGATGGAGA ATTTAGAactgaaaaatggatgaatgttcaGATTGGAGATGTCATTAAACTGGAAAATAATCAGTTTGTCACA gCAGACCTACTTTTGCTCTCCAGTAGTGAGCCTCTCAATGTGGTTTATGTTAAAACAGCAGAATTAGATGG TGAAACCAATCTGAAGATGAAACAGGCCCTGACTGTAACTGGAAGGATGGGAGACAGCACCGAAGCGCTGGCCAGGTTTAATG GGGAAATAAAATGTGAGCCTCCAAACAATCGTCTGGAAATTTTTAAAGGGACACTGACAGTGGATGGACAAATGTACTCTTTGGATAACGGCAGAGTGCTTCTACGTGGATGCACTCTGAGAAACACAGAGTGGTGCTTTGGACTGGTTATCTTTGGAG GGGGTTCAACTGGAG GTCCAGACACGAAGCTGATGCAGAACAGCGGAAAGACGACATTCAAAAGGACTAGCATTGATCACCTCATGAATATTTTGGTGCTTTGT atttttgttttcctgctgTCCATGTGCTCCGTTCTGGCCATTGGTCATGGAGTCTGGGAGATGAAGGAGGGCTCAGTTTTTACTGTGTTCCTCCCTCCAGAAACTGGCATTGATGCTCCTCTCTCATCATTCCTCTGCTTCTGGTCTTATGTGATCCTCCTTAACACGGTGGTGCCCATGTCTCTCTTTGTCAG CGTGGAGGCCATTCGTCTGGTGAATAGTTACTATATTGACTGGGACAGGAAGATGTATTACCCCAAGAGTGACACTCCTGCTCAGGCGAGGACCACCACTCTGAATGAGGAGCTGGGTCAGATCAAATACATCTTCAGCGACAAGACTGGTACCCTGACGCGTAACATCATGACATTCAATAAGTGCTCGATCAATGGCAAAAGTTATG gggagCTCTTGGACATTTCAGGAGAGAGGATTGAAATAACAGAG AATACACCAAGGGTGGACTTCTCGTGGAACCAGCTAGCCGATCCAAAGTTCATTTTTCACGACCATAATCTGGTGGAAATTGTCAGGGAGGGCAACTTGAAGGCTCAGGCCTTCTTCCGTTTGTTGGCTCTGTGCCACACCGTGATGCCTGAGGAAAAGAAACAAG GGGCGCTTTATTACCAGGCGCAGTCTCCTGATGAAGGTGCTCTGGTCACCGCTGCGAGAAACTTTGGATTTATGTTCCACTCACGCACACCGGAAACCATCACAGTCGTGGagatggagaaactagtcatcTATGAACTTTTGGCTGTTTTAGACTTCAATAATGTGCGCAAGAGGATGTCAGTCATAG TGCGTAACCCCGAAGGGAAGTTGACTCTATACTGTAAAGGAGCAGACACCATCATTTTTGAGAGACTCCACACGTCCTGTAACACACTGATGGGCGTCACCACCGAACACCTCAAT GAATATGCATGTGATGGTCTCCGCACTTTAGTTTTGGCTTACAAGGATTTGGACGAGAGCTATGTAAAGGAGTGGATGCAGTGTCACCATGAGGCCAGCACCATCATTGAAGAAAGAGACGAGAAACTTGATAAGCTGTATGAAGAGATTGAGAAAGACTTGTTG CTGCTGGGAGCAACGGCTGTAGAAGACAAGTTGCAGGATGGTGTCCCACAGACAATAGAGCAGCTGGCCAAAGCTGACATCAAAATTTGGGTGTTGACCGGTGATAAACAAG AGACTGCAGAGAATATTGGCTATTCCTGCAATATGCTGCAAGAGGAGATGGACGTGTTCGTCGTGTCGGCAAATACAGCAGAAGGAGTCAAAGAGGAGCTTCT GAGtgcaagaaagaaaatgtgtcCAGGAGCAGCAGAGGAACCAAATGTGACCAAAGCTCGTGCAGGCCTCTTGTGGCTGCGGAAAACAGAAACTGTTCATGATGACAAAGTTGATGGAAAATATGCCCTTGTTATAAATGGACACAGTctg GCGTTTGCCTTGGAAAAAGGTTTGGAGTTGGAACTGTTGAGGACAGCATGTATGTGCCAAACTGTGATTTGCTGTAGGGTCACTCCACTACAGAAAGCCCAAGTTGTTAAGTTGGTCAAGAAATACAAACAGGCGGTCACGCTGGCCATTGGGGATGGTGCAAATGATGTCAGCATGATCAAGG CTGCACATATCGGTGTTGGTATCAGTGGTCAGGAGGGCATGCAAGCTGTTCTGTCCAGCGACTTCTCCTTTGCCCAGTTCCGCTATCTACAGCGTCTCTTGCTGGTGCACGGGCGCTGGTCGTATCTGCGCATATCCAAGTTTCTACAATATTTCTTTTACAAGAACTTCACCTTCACCTTTGTGCATGTCTGGTATGCCTTCTTCTGCGGGTTCTCAGCACAG ACTGTTTATGACCAGTGGTTCGTCAGCATGTACAATGTAGTGTACACAGTCCTCCCCGTCCTTGGCATGAGTCTCTTTGACCAG GATGTGAATGACCGCTGGAGTTCCCAGTATCCTCAGCTCTACTCACCGGGGCCTCTGAATATTTACTTCAATAAGAAAGCAATGGTGTGCTGTATGATCCACAGCTGCTACAGCTCCCTCATTGTCTTCTTCATCCCATGGGCGGCCATGCACAACACAGTCGCAGACAACGGCAAAGACACTGCAGATTATCAATCCTTTGCTTTAGTGGTGCAGACGTGTCTTCTCATTGTGGTCAACATCCAG ctCTGTCTAGACACTCATTACTGGACAGCTGTCAACCAGTCCTTTATGTGGGGCAGCCTGGTATTCTACTTCGCCACCACATTTGCCATGCACAGCAACGATATGTTCTCCATATTCGCCTCTGTATTCCCCTTCATCG GCACAGCGAGGAACACTCTGAGCCAGCCTAATTTGTGGCTGACAATATTCTTGACTTGccttctctgtggtcttccGGTGGTGGCTTTCCGTTTCACTATCATTCAGCTTTGGCCCACTATCAATGACAAG GTGAGACATAAAGTGCGTGAGGAGCCACTGCCAGGTCCTGCTACTCGCCGTTTGCCGGCTAGGCGAATCAGCACTCGCCGGTCGAGCTATGCCTTCTCTCATACTCATGGCTACGGTGATCTGGTGACATCGCGAAGATTCCTGCTTAAATGTCCTCTAAAGAGTCGGAACACAttgtttaaacaaacaaactctCCTCTGGCCCAGAACCAGCCACAACTCTATCGCGCCATCACAGGGGAGTCAGAGCAACAACCACGGTAA
- the LOC133413313 gene encoding phospholipid-transporting ATPase ID-like isoform X2, which produces MGSVVPYIGQLCGQQKNQEVERHLRANDRTFNLSYHYANNAIKTSKYNIFTFLPLNLFEQFRRLANCFFLFLFTLQLIPQISSLAWFTTAALLILVLSITAVKDATDDLNRHKSDNEVNTREVSILVDGEFRTEKWMNVQIGDVIKLENNQFVTADLLLLSSSEPLNVVYVKTAELDGETNLKMKQALTVTGRMGDSTEALARFNGEIKCEPPNNRLEIFKGTLTVDGQMYSLDNGRVLLRGCTLRNTEWCFGLVIFGGPDTKLMQNSGKTTFKRTSIDHLMNILVLCIFVFLLSMCSVLAIGHGVWEMKEGSVFTVFLPPETGIDAPLSSFLCFWSYVILLNTVVPMSLFVSVEAIRLVNSYYIDWDRKMYYPKSDTPAQARTTTLNEELGQIKYIFSDKTGTLTRNIMTFNKCSINGKSYGELLDISGERIEITENTPRVDFSWNQLADPKFIFHDHNLVEIVREGNLKAQAFFRLLALCHTVMPEEKKQGALYYQAQSPDEGALVTAARNFGFMFHSRTPETITVVEMEKLVIYELLAVLDFNNVRKRMSVIVRNPEGKLTLYCKGADTIIFERLHTSCNTLMGVTTEHLNEYACDGLRTLVLAYKDLDESYVKEWMQCHHEASTIIEERDEKLDKLYEEIEKDLLLLGATAVEDKLQDGVPQTIEQLAKADIKIWVLTGDKQETAENIGYSCNMLQEEMDVFVVSANTAEGVKEELLSARKKMCPGAAEEPNVTKARAGLLWLRKTETVHDDKVDGKYALVINGHSLAFALEKGLELELLRTACMCQTVICCRVTPLQKAQVVKLVKKYKQAVTLAIGDGANDVSMIKAAHIGVGISGQEGMQAVLSSDFSFAQFRYLQRLLLVHGRWSYLRISKFLQYFFYKNFTFTFVHVWYAFFCGFSAQTVYDQWFVSMYNVVYTVLPVLGMSLFDQDVNDRWSSQYPQLYSPGPLNIYFNKKAMVCCMIHSCYSSLIVFFIPWAAMHNTVADNGKDTADYQSFALVVQTCLLIVVNIQLCLDTHYWTAVNQSFMWGSLVFYFATTFAMHSNDMFSIFASVFPFIGTARNTLSQPNLWLTIFLTCLLCGLPVVAFRFTIIQLWPTINDKVRHKVREEPLPGPATRRLPARRISTRRSSYAFSHTHGYGDLVTSRRFLLKCPLKSRNTLFKQTNSPLAQNQPQLYRAITGESEQQPR; this is translated from the exons ATGGGATCAGTAGTGCCCTACATTGGTCAGTTGTGTGGGCAGCAGAAAAATCAAG AGGTGGAGAGACACTTGCGAGCCAATGACAGAACCTTCAACCTTTCTTACCACTATGCT AATAATGCCATCAAGACATCCAAATACAACATCTTCACTTTTCTGCCACTTAACCTTTTCGAACAGTTCAGGAGGCTCGCTAactgcttcttcctcttcctgtttACCCTTCAG CTCATCCCACAAATCTCCTCGCTCGCCTGGTTTACCACAGCTGCCCTTCTCATTTTGGTGCTGTCCATAACAGCGGTCAAAGATGCCACAGATGACCTA AACAGACACAAAAGTGACAACGAAGTGAATACCCGCGAAGTGAGCATCCTCGTTGATGGAGA ATTTAGAactgaaaaatggatgaatgttcaGATTGGAGATGTCATTAAACTGGAAAATAATCAGTTTGTCACA gCAGACCTACTTTTGCTCTCCAGTAGTGAGCCTCTCAATGTGGTTTATGTTAAAACAGCAGAATTAGATGG TGAAACCAATCTGAAGATGAAACAGGCCCTGACTGTAACTGGAAGGATGGGAGACAGCACCGAAGCGCTGGCCAGGTTTAATG GGGAAATAAAATGTGAGCCTCCAAACAATCGTCTGGAAATTTTTAAAGGGACACTGACAGTGGATGGACAAATGTACTCTTTGGATAACGGCAGAGTGCTTCTACGTGGATGCACTCTGAGAAACACAGAGTGGTGCTTTGGACTGGTTATCTTTGGAG GTCCAGACACGAAGCTGATGCAGAACAGCGGAAAGACGACATTCAAAAGGACTAGCATTGATCACCTCATGAATATTTTGGTGCTTTGT atttttgttttcctgctgTCCATGTGCTCCGTTCTGGCCATTGGTCATGGAGTCTGGGAGATGAAGGAGGGCTCAGTTTTTACTGTGTTCCTCCCTCCAGAAACTGGCATTGATGCTCCTCTCTCATCATTCCTCTGCTTCTGGTCTTATGTGATCCTCCTTAACACGGTGGTGCCCATGTCTCTCTTTGTCAG CGTGGAGGCCATTCGTCTGGTGAATAGTTACTATATTGACTGGGACAGGAAGATGTATTACCCCAAGAGTGACACTCCTGCTCAGGCGAGGACCACCACTCTGAATGAGGAGCTGGGTCAGATCAAATACATCTTCAGCGACAAGACTGGTACCCTGACGCGTAACATCATGACATTCAATAAGTGCTCGATCAATGGCAAAAGTTATG gggagCTCTTGGACATTTCAGGAGAGAGGATTGAAATAACAGAG AATACACCAAGGGTGGACTTCTCGTGGAACCAGCTAGCCGATCCAAAGTTCATTTTTCACGACCATAATCTGGTGGAAATTGTCAGGGAGGGCAACTTGAAGGCTCAGGCCTTCTTCCGTTTGTTGGCTCTGTGCCACACCGTGATGCCTGAGGAAAAGAAACAAG GGGCGCTTTATTACCAGGCGCAGTCTCCTGATGAAGGTGCTCTGGTCACCGCTGCGAGAAACTTTGGATTTATGTTCCACTCACGCACACCGGAAACCATCACAGTCGTGGagatggagaaactagtcatcTATGAACTTTTGGCTGTTTTAGACTTCAATAATGTGCGCAAGAGGATGTCAGTCATAG TGCGTAACCCCGAAGGGAAGTTGACTCTATACTGTAAAGGAGCAGACACCATCATTTTTGAGAGACTCCACACGTCCTGTAACACACTGATGGGCGTCACCACCGAACACCTCAAT GAATATGCATGTGATGGTCTCCGCACTTTAGTTTTGGCTTACAAGGATTTGGACGAGAGCTATGTAAAGGAGTGGATGCAGTGTCACCATGAGGCCAGCACCATCATTGAAGAAAGAGACGAGAAACTTGATAAGCTGTATGAAGAGATTGAGAAAGACTTGTTG CTGCTGGGAGCAACGGCTGTAGAAGACAAGTTGCAGGATGGTGTCCCACAGACAATAGAGCAGCTGGCCAAAGCTGACATCAAAATTTGGGTGTTGACCGGTGATAAACAAG AGACTGCAGAGAATATTGGCTATTCCTGCAATATGCTGCAAGAGGAGATGGACGTGTTCGTCGTGTCGGCAAATACAGCAGAAGGAGTCAAAGAGGAGCTTCT GAGtgcaagaaagaaaatgtgtcCAGGAGCAGCAGAGGAACCAAATGTGACCAAAGCTCGTGCAGGCCTCTTGTGGCTGCGGAAAACAGAAACTGTTCATGATGACAAAGTTGATGGAAAATATGCCCTTGTTATAAATGGACACAGTctg GCGTTTGCCTTGGAAAAAGGTTTGGAGTTGGAACTGTTGAGGACAGCATGTATGTGCCAAACTGTGATTTGCTGTAGGGTCACTCCACTACAGAAAGCCCAAGTTGTTAAGTTGGTCAAGAAATACAAACAGGCGGTCACGCTGGCCATTGGGGATGGTGCAAATGATGTCAGCATGATCAAGG CTGCACATATCGGTGTTGGTATCAGTGGTCAGGAGGGCATGCAAGCTGTTCTGTCCAGCGACTTCTCCTTTGCCCAGTTCCGCTATCTACAGCGTCTCTTGCTGGTGCACGGGCGCTGGTCGTATCTGCGCATATCCAAGTTTCTACAATATTTCTTTTACAAGAACTTCACCTTCACCTTTGTGCATGTCTGGTATGCCTTCTTCTGCGGGTTCTCAGCACAG ACTGTTTATGACCAGTGGTTCGTCAGCATGTACAATGTAGTGTACACAGTCCTCCCCGTCCTTGGCATGAGTCTCTTTGACCAG GATGTGAATGACCGCTGGAGTTCCCAGTATCCTCAGCTCTACTCACCGGGGCCTCTGAATATTTACTTCAATAAGAAAGCAATGGTGTGCTGTATGATCCACAGCTGCTACAGCTCCCTCATTGTCTTCTTCATCCCATGGGCGGCCATGCACAACACAGTCGCAGACAACGGCAAAGACACTGCAGATTATCAATCCTTTGCTTTAGTGGTGCAGACGTGTCTTCTCATTGTGGTCAACATCCAG ctCTGTCTAGACACTCATTACTGGACAGCTGTCAACCAGTCCTTTATGTGGGGCAGCCTGGTATTCTACTTCGCCACCACATTTGCCATGCACAGCAACGATATGTTCTCCATATTCGCCTCTGTATTCCCCTTCATCG GCACAGCGAGGAACACTCTGAGCCAGCCTAATTTGTGGCTGACAATATTCTTGACTTGccttctctgtggtcttccGGTGGTGGCTTTCCGTTTCACTATCATTCAGCTTTGGCCCACTATCAATGACAAG GTGAGACATAAAGTGCGTGAGGAGCCACTGCCAGGTCCTGCTACTCGCCGTTTGCCGGCTAGGCGAATCAGCACTCGCCGGTCGAGCTATGCCTTCTCTCATACTCATGGCTACGGTGATCTGGTGACATCGCGAAGATTCCTGCTTAAATGTCCTCTAAAGAGTCGGAACACAttgtttaaacaaacaaactctCCTCTGGCCCAGAACCAGCCACAACTCTATCGCGCCATCACAGGGGAGTCAGAGCAACAACCACGGTAA
- the LOC133413313 gene encoding phospholipid-transporting ATPase ID-like isoform X3, with protein sequence MGSVVPYIGQLCGQQKNQEVERHLRANDRTFNLSYHYANNAIKTSKYNIFTFLPLNLFEQFRRLANCFFLFLFTLQLIPQISSLAWFTTAALLILVLSITAVKDATDDLNRHKSDNEVNTREVSILVDGDETNLKMKQALTVTGRMGDSTEALARFNGEIKCEPPNNRLEIFKGTLTVDGQMYSLDNGRVLLRGCTLRNTEWCFGLVIFGGGSTGGPDTKLMQNSGKTTFKRTSIDHLMNILVLCIFVFLLSMCSVLAIGHGVWEMKEGSVFTVFLPPETGIDAPLSSFLCFWSYVILLNTVVPMSLFVSVEAIRLVNSYYIDWDRKMYYPKSDTPAQARTTTLNEELGQIKYIFSDKTGTLTRNIMTFNKCSINGKSYGELLDISGERIEITENTPRVDFSWNQLADPKFIFHDHNLVEIVREGNLKAQAFFRLLALCHTVMPEEKKQGALYYQAQSPDEGALVTAARNFGFMFHSRTPETITVVEMEKLVIYELLAVLDFNNVRKRMSVIVRNPEGKLTLYCKGADTIIFERLHTSCNTLMGVTTEHLNEYACDGLRTLVLAYKDLDESYVKEWMQCHHEASTIIEERDEKLDKLYEEIEKDLLLLGATAVEDKLQDGVPQTIEQLAKADIKIWVLTGDKQETAENIGYSCNMLQEEMDVFVVSANTAEGVKEELLSARKKMCPGAAEEPNVTKARAGLLWLRKTETVHDDKVDGKYALVINGHSLAFALEKGLELELLRTACMCQTVICCRVTPLQKAQVVKLVKKYKQAVTLAIGDGANDVSMIKAAHIGVGISGQEGMQAVLSSDFSFAQFRYLQRLLLVHGRWSYLRISKFLQYFFYKNFTFTFVHVWYAFFCGFSAQTVYDQWFVSMYNVVYTVLPVLGMSLFDQDVNDRWSSQYPQLYSPGPLNIYFNKKAMVCCMIHSCYSSLIVFFIPWAAMHNTVADNGKDTADYQSFALVVQTCLLIVVNIQLCLDTHYWTAVNQSFMWGSLVFYFATTFAMHSNDMFSIFASVFPFIGTARNTLSQPNLWLTIFLTCLLCGLPVVAFRFTIIQLWPTINDKVRHKVREEPLPGPATRRLPARRISTRRSSYAFSHTHGYGDLVTSRRFLLKCPLKSRNTLFKQTNSPLAQNQPQLYRAITGESEQQPR encoded by the exons ATGGGATCAGTAGTGCCCTACATTGGTCAGTTGTGTGGGCAGCAGAAAAATCAAG AGGTGGAGAGACACTTGCGAGCCAATGACAGAACCTTCAACCTTTCTTACCACTATGCT AATAATGCCATCAAGACATCCAAATACAACATCTTCACTTTTCTGCCACTTAACCTTTTCGAACAGTTCAGGAGGCTCGCTAactgcttcttcctcttcctgtttACCCTTCAG CTCATCCCACAAATCTCCTCGCTCGCCTGGTTTACCACAGCTGCCCTTCTCATTTTGGTGCTGTCCATAACAGCGGTCAAAGATGCCACAGATGACCTA AACAGACACAAAAGTGACAACGAAGTGAATACCCGCGAAGTGAGCATCCTCGTTGATGGAGA TGAAACCAATCTGAAGATGAAACAGGCCCTGACTGTAACTGGAAGGATGGGAGACAGCACCGAAGCGCTGGCCAGGTTTAATG GGGAAATAAAATGTGAGCCTCCAAACAATCGTCTGGAAATTTTTAAAGGGACACTGACAGTGGATGGACAAATGTACTCTTTGGATAACGGCAGAGTGCTTCTACGTGGATGCACTCTGAGAAACACAGAGTGGTGCTTTGGACTGGTTATCTTTGGAG GGGGTTCAACTGGAG GTCCAGACACGAAGCTGATGCAGAACAGCGGAAAGACGACATTCAAAAGGACTAGCATTGATCACCTCATGAATATTTTGGTGCTTTGT atttttgttttcctgctgTCCATGTGCTCCGTTCTGGCCATTGGTCATGGAGTCTGGGAGATGAAGGAGGGCTCAGTTTTTACTGTGTTCCTCCCTCCAGAAACTGGCATTGATGCTCCTCTCTCATCATTCCTCTGCTTCTGGTCTTATGTGATCCTCCTTAACACGGTGGTGCCCATGTCTCTCTTTGTCAG CGTGGAGGCCATTCGTCTGGTGAATAGTTACTATATTGACTGGGACAGGAAGATGTATTACCCCAAGAGTGACACTCCTGCTCAGGCGAGGACCACCACTCTGAATGAGGAGCTGGGTCAGATCAAATACATCTTCAGCGACAAGACTGGTACCCTGACGCGTAACATCATGACATTCAATAAGTGCTCGATCAATGGCAAAAGTTATG gggagCTCTTGGACATTTCAGGAGAGAGGATTGAAATAACAGAG AATACACCAAGGGTGGACTTCTCGTGGAACCAGCTAGCCGATCCAAAGTTCATTTTTCACGACCATAATCTGGTGGAAATTGTCAGGGAGGGCAACTTGAAGGCTCAGGCCTTCTTCCGTTTGTTGGCTCTGTGCCACACCGTGATGCCTGAGGAAAAGAAACAAG GGGCGCTTTATTACCAGGCGCAGTCTCCTGATGAAGGTGCTCTGGTCACCGCTGCGAGAAACTTTGGATTTATGTTCCACTCACGCACACCGGAAACCATCACAGTCGTGGagatggagaaactagtcatcTATGAACTTTTGGCTGTTTTAGACTTCAATAATGTGCGCAAGAGGATGTCAGTCATAG TGCGTAACCCCGAAGGGAAGTTGACTCTATACTGTAAAGGAGCAGACACCATCATTTTTGAGAGACTCCACACGTCCTGTAACACACTGATGGGCGTCACCACCGAACACCTCAAT GAATATGCATGTGATGGTCTCCGCACTTTAGTTTTGGCTTACAAGGATTTGGACGAGAGCTATGTAAAGGAGTGGATGCAGTGTCACCATGAGGCCAGCACCATCATTGAAGAAAGAGACGAGAAACTTGATAAGCTGTATGAAGAGATTGAGAAAGACTTGTTG CTGCTGGGAGCAACGGCTGTAGAAGACAAGTTGCAGGATGGTGTCCCACAGACAATAGAGCAGCTGGCCAAAGCTGACATCAAAATTTGGGTGTTGACCGGTGATAAACAAG AGACTGCAGAGAATATTGGCTATTCCTGCAATATGCTGCAAGAGGAGATGGACGTGTTCGTCGTGTCGGCAAATACAGCAGAAGGAGTCAAAGAGGAGCTTCT GAGtgcaagaaagaaaatgtgtcCAGGAGCAGCAGAGGAACCAAATGTGACCAAAGCTCGTGCAGGCCTCTTGTGGCTGCGGAAAACAGAAACTGTTCATGATGACAAAGTTGATGGAAAATATGCCCTTGTTATAAATGGACACAGTctg GCGTTTGCCTTGGAAAAAGGTTTGGAGTTGGAACTGTTGAGGACAGCATGTATGTGCCAAACTGTGATTTGCTGTAGGGTCACTCCACTACAGAAAGCCCAAGTTGTTAAGTTGGTCAAGAAATACAAACAGGCGGTCACGCTGGCCATTGGGGATGGTGCAAATGATGTCAGCATGATCAAGG CTGCACATATCGGTGTTGGTATCAGTGGTCAGGAGGGCATGCAAGCTGTTCTGTCCAGCGACTTCTCCTTTGCCCAGTTCCGCTATCTACAGCGTCTCTTGCTGGTGCACGGGCGCTGGTCGTATCTGCGCATATCCAAGTTTCTACAATATTTCTTTTACAAGAACTTCACCTTCACCTTTGTGCATGTCTGGTATGCCTTCTTCTGCGGGTTCTCAGCACAG ACTGTTTATGACCAGTGGTTCGTCAGCATGTACAATGTAGTGTACACAGTCCTCCCCGTCCTTGGCATGAGTCTCTTTGACCAG GATGTGAATGACCGCTGGAGTTCCCAGTATCCTCAGCTCTACTCACCGGGGCCTCTGAATATTTACTTCAATAAGAAAGCAATGGTGTGCTGTATGATCCACAGCTGCTACAGCTCCCTCATTGTCTTCTTCATCCCATGGGCGGCCATGCACAACACAGTCGCAGACAACGGCAAAGACACTGCAGATTATCAATCCTTTGCTTTAGTGGTGCAGACGTGTCTTCTCATTGTGGTCAACATCCAG ctCTGTCTAGACACTCATTACTGGACAGCTGTCAACCAGTCCTTTATGTGGGGCAGCCTGGTATTCTACTTCGCCACCACATTTGCCATGCACAGCAACGATATGTTCTCCATATTCGCCTCTGTATTCCCCTTCATCG GCACAGCGAGGAACACTCTGAGCCAGCCTAATTTGTGGCTGACAATATTCTTGACTTGccttctctgtggtcttccGGTGGTGGCTTTCCGTTTCACTATCATTCAGCTTTGGCCCACTATCAATGACAAG GTGAGACATAAAGTGCGTGAGGAGCCACTGCCAGGTCCTGCTACTCGCCGTTTGCCGGCTAGGCGAATCAGCACTCGCCGGTCGAGCTATGCCTTCTCTCATACTCATGGCTACGGTGATCTGGTGACATCGCGAAGATTCCTGCTTAAATGTCCTCTAAAGAGTCGGAACACAttgtttaaacaaacaaactctCCTCTGGCCCAGAACCAGCCACAACTCTATCGCGCCATCACAGGGGAGTCAGAGCAACAACCACGGTAA